One region of Aurantimonas sp. HBX-1 genomic DNA includes:
- a CDS encoding dipeptidase yields MSKLDSVLACLDLNLDRSVDRLNDLLRIPSISTDPAYAADCRRAAEYLAGDLSAIGFDAAVRDTPGHPMVVAHHPGPDGAPHVLFYGHYDVQPVDPVALWDTDPFEPRIVTMPDGTQRIVARGAADDKGQLMTFIEACRAFKAETGGLPCAVTIFLEGEEESGSPSLRPFLESYRDELTADVALVCDTNMWNRETPAISTGLRGMVGEELTIKAASRDLHSGYYGGAAQNPARVLAKILADIHDADGRVTIPGFYDGVDELPDAVRAVWDGLGFSEKDFLGEVGLSVPAGEKGRSVLEQVWSRPTAEFNGIEGGYTGEGFKTVIAAEARAKISFRLVSRQDPEQIRAAFRRFVTERLPADCTAEFEEHGGSPAIQLPFDSPWLGAARTALSDEWPKPAVMIAMGGSIPVVGEFKDLLGMESLLIGFGLGDDAIHSPNEKYEMSSFHKGQRSWARVLEALGSRAS; encoded by the coding sequence ATGTCCAAGCTCGACAGTGTCCTTGCCTGTCTCGACCTCAATCTCGACCGCTCGGTCGACCGGCTGAACGACCTCCTGCGGATTCCCTCGATCTCCACCGATCCCGCCTACGCCGCCGACTGCCGGCGCGCCGCCGAATATCTGGCGGGTGACCTGTCGGCGATCGGCTTCGACGCGGCTGTGCGCGACACGCCGGGCCATCCGATGGTGGTCGCCCACCACCCCGGGCCCGACGGCGCGCCGCACGTCCTCTTCTACGGCCATTACGACGTCCAGCCGGTCGATCCGGTCGCGCTCTGGGATACCGACCCGTTCGAGCCGCGGATCGTCACCATGCCGGACGGCACGCAGCGGATCGTCGCCCGCGGCGCCGCCGACGACAAGGGCCAGCTGATGACCTTCATCGAGGCCTGCCGCGCCTTCAAGGCGGAGACGGGCGGTCTGCCCTGCGCGGTGACGATCTTCCTCGAGGGCGAGGAGGAATCCGGCTCGCCGTCGCTGCGCCCCTTCCTCGAATCCTACCGGGACGAGCTGACGGCCGACGTCGCGCTGGTCTGCGACACCAACATGTGGAACCGCGAGACGCCGGCGATCTCCACCGGCCTGCGCGGCATGGTCGGCGAAGAACTCACCATCAAGGCCGCCAGCCGCGACCTGCATTCGGGCTACTATGGCGGCGCGGCGCAGAATCCGGCGCGGGTGCTGGCGAAGATCCTCGCCGACATCCACGACGCCGACGGCCGGGTGACCATTCCGGGCTTCTACGACGGCGTCGACGAGCTGCCGGACGCGGTCCGCGCGGTCTGGGACGGACTCGGCTTTTCCGAAAAGGACTTCCTCGGCGAGGTCGGCCTGTCGGTGCCGGCCGGCGAGAAGGGCCGCTCGGTGCTGGAGCAGGTCTGGTCGCGGCCGACCGCCGAGTTCAACGGCATCGAGGGCGGCTACACCGGCGAGGGCTTCAAGACGGTGATCGCCGCCGAGGCGCGCGCCAAGATCTCGTTCCGCCTCGTCTCCCGCCAGGATCCCGAGCAGATCCGCGCCGCCTTCCGCCGGTTCGTCACCGAGCGCCTGCCGGCCGACTGCACCGCCGAGTTCGAGGAACACGGCGGCTCGCCGGCGATCCAGCTGCCCTTCGATTCGCCCTGGCTCGGCGCGGCCCGCACGGCGCTGTCGGATGAATGGCCGAAGCCCGCCGTGATGATCGCCATGGGCGGCTCGATCCCCGTGGTCGGCGAGTTCAAGGACCTGCTCGGCATGGAATCGCTGCTGATCGGCTTCGGCCTCGGCGACGACGCGATCCATTCGCCGAACGAGAAGTACGAGATGTCGTCCTTCCACAAGGGCCAGCGCTCCTGGGCGCGGGTCCTGGAGGCGCTCGGCAGCCGCGCGTCTTAA
- a CDS encoding MipA/OmpV family protein, translated as MKRRGRLEYQDMRIVTAAVGLALLLGSSLGAAAADVYAPYEPDAAPPAPAAYDYGDTDFVFFLGIGGVVVPEYDGAEDYQLSPQPIISVEYLSIPGLGAFGGKDGRGFSVGPSFGYIGERDASDYDGLDGLDDVDATYELGVKAGYEWEHAEIYGAVRYAFGGADGFVGDIGANLIARPTERIVLKAGPTASFASSDYMDAYFGVTTSESFNTGGRLAPYDPDGGFKSVGVAASARYEVFTDWFVDADASYSRLVGDAKDSPIVEEGDANQFTFGLGISKRFSLDLW; from the coding sequence ATGAAGAGACGCGGACGGCTGGAGTATCAGGACATGCGTATCGTCACCGCCGCCGTGGGCCTCGCCCTTCTGCTTGGCTCGAGCCTCGGCGCGGCTGCCGCGGACGTCTATGCCCCCTACGAGCCGGACGCGGCGCCGCCGGCGCCCGCGGCCTACGACTACGGCGACACCGATTTCGTCTTCTTCCTCGGAATCGGCGGTGTCGTGGTGCCGGAATATGACGGTGCCGAGGACTACCAGCTCAGCCCGCAGCCGATCATCAGCGTCGAGTATCTGAGCATCCCGGGCCTCGGCGCCTTCGGCGGCAAGGACGGCCGCGGCTTCTCGGTCGGTCCCTCCTTCGGCTATATCGGCGAGCGCGACGCCTCCGACTATGACGGCCTGGACGGGCTCGACGATGTCGACGCCACCTACGAACTTGGCGTCAAGGCCGGCTACGAGTGGGAGCATGCCGAGATCTACGGCGCGGTGCGCTATGCCTTCGGCGGCGCCGACGGCTTCGTCGGCGACATCGGCGCGAACCTGATCGCGCGGCCCACCGAGCGCATCGTGCTGAAGGCCGGCCCGACCGCCAGCTTCGCCTCGAGCGACTACATGGACGCCTATTTCGGCGTCACGACGTCGGAATCCTTCAACACCGGCGGCCGGCTCGCGCCCTACGATCCCGACGGCGGCTTCAAGAGCGTCGGCGTCGCGGCGTCGGCCCGCTACGAGGTGTTCACCGACTGGTTCGTCGATGCCGATGCCTCCTATTCGCGGCTGGTGGGCGACGCCAAGGATTCGCCGATCGTCGAAGAGGGCGACGCCAACCAGTTCACCTTCGGCCTCGGCATCTCCAAGCGCTTCTCGCTCGACCTCTGGTAA